From the genome of Streptomyces sp. NBC_01260, one region includes:
- the sigM gene encoding RNA polymerase sigma factor SigM codes for MAAEPSEQLSDSDLLARHVAGEPDAFGELVRRHRDRLWAVALRTLGDREEAADAVQDALVSAFRAAHTFRGQSAVTTWLHRITVNACLDRVRKASSRKTSPVNDPERLDQLLEPHESAEAPAERQDLHRELFAALATLPAEQRAALVLVDMQGYPVAEAGRILDVPVGTVKSRCARGRARLAPLLTHLRRETGDGDERKTERNRPPRTSVPPAAGPRDAATSDPAGVKGGGGRT; via the coding sequence GTGGCCGCCGAGCCGTCCGAGCAACTCAGCGACTCAGACCTCCTCGCTCGCCATGTAGCCGGTGAACCCGACGCCTTCGGCGAGCTCGTCAGGCGTCATCGCGACCGGCTGTGGGCCGTGGCTCTGCGAACGCTGGGCGACCGCGAGGAGGCGGCCGACGCCGTGCAGGACGCCCTGGTCTCCGCCTTTCGCGCCGCCCACACCTTCCGTGGCCAGTCCGCCGTGACCACCTGGCTGCACCGCATCACCGTCAACGCCTGTCTCGACCGGGTCCGCAAGGCGTCCTCGCGGAAGACCTCTCCCGTCAACGATCCGGAGCGGCTCGACCAGCTGCTGGAGCCGCACGAGTCCGCCGAGGCGCCGGCCGAGCGGCAGGACCTGCACCGCGAACTGTTCGCGGCACTCGCCACCCTCCCCGCCGAGCAGCGCGCGGCACTCGTCCTCGTCGATATGCAGGGCTACCCGGTGGCAGAGGCGGGCCGCATCCTCGACGTACCGGTCGGCACCGTGAAGAGCCGCTGCGCCCGGGGCCGTGCCCGACTGGCCCCGCTGCTCACCCATCTCCGCAGGGAAACCGGAGACGGCGATGAACGGAAGACGGAAAGGAACCGGCCACCGAGAACATCCGTCCCACCGGCAGCGGGACCAAGAGATGCGGCAACGAGCGATCCAGCTGGAGTGAAGGGCGGAGGTGGGCGCACATGA